One region of Peribacillus simplex genomic DNA includes:
- a CDS encoding ABC transporter ATP-binding protein, whose product MALQIKEVTKKFGDFTAVNQLDLTIPEKEMFGFLGGNGAGKTTTFRMILGLLDPTEGEVIWDGKKIDYTTSSLIGYLPEERGLYPKLKVRDQIVYLARLRGMNKRDALKELEYWLDRFMVPEYIDKRVEELSKGNQQKIQLIASMIHKPELLILDEPFSGLDPVNVEILKKAVIDLRDSGTTIVFSSHRMEHVEEMCEHLCIMHKGSPVVAGKLKEIKRSFGKKNVSIKADFDLSFLDTYSGVTKIKNTMEGKILQVTGEDVAENMIRDLVPRGFVRKFELEEPSLTDIFIEKVGAVYE is encoded by the coding sequence TTGGCTTTACAAATCAAAGAAGTTACGAAAAAATTCGGGGATTTCACAGCTGTCAATCAGCTTGATTTAACGATCCCCGAGAAAGAAATGTTCGGTTTTTTAGGTGGGAACGGGGCGGGGAAAACGACAACGTTCCGGATGATACTCGGCCTGCTTGACCCCACTGAAGGGGAAGTGATTTGGGATGGTAAGAAAATCGATTATACGACCAGCTCATTGATTGGCTATCTTCCAGAGGAACGCGGGCTTTATCCAAAACTGAAGGTACGCGATCAAATTGTGTATTTGGCTAGGTTAAGAGGGATGAACAAACGGGATGCTTTGAAAGAGTTGGAGTATTGGCTAGACCGCTTTATGGTGCCCGAGTACATCGATAAGCGGGTAGAAGAGCTTTCAAAGGGGAATCAGCAAAAAATCCAGCTGATCGCCTCCATGATTCATAAACCTGAATTACTTATCCTTGACGAACCCTTCAGCGGGCTGGATCCGGTTAATGTGGAAATACTGAAGAAAGCGGTCATCGACTTAAGGGACAGCGGCACGACGATCGTTTTCTCGAGCCATCGCATGGAGCATGTTGAGGAGATGTGTGAGCATCTTTGCATCATGCATAAAGGTTCCCCGGTTGTGGCTGGAAAATTAAAAGAAATTAAGCGTTCTTTTGGTAAAAAGAATGTTTCAATAAAAGCCGATTTTGATTTATCTTTCCTGGATACTTATTCAGGTGTAACAAAAATTAAGAACACGATGGAGGGGAAAATCCTTCAAGTCACTGGTGAAGATGTAGCTGAGAACATGATTCGTGATCTCGTTCCAAGAGGTTTCGTTCGAAAATTTGAATTGGAAGAACCTTCGCTTACGGATATTTTCATTGAAAAAGTAGGTGCCGTCTATGAATAA
- a CDS encoding DsrE/DsrF/DrsH-like family protein yields the protein MSKKVAIIASNGGLFDAYKVFNIATAAAATDQEVAIFFTFEGLNLIHKEANVQLPMPEGKDHFAEGFKKANVPSIPELVTMAQEMNVKFIGCQMTMDVMGLEKEAFVDGVEVGGAVTFLEFAKDADVTLSF from the coding sequence ATGTCTAAAAAAGTGGCTATAATCGCAAGTAATGGTGGGTTATTTGATGCATATAAAGTGTTTAACATCGCAACGGCAGCGGCAGCAACAGATCAAGAAGTGGCCATTTTCTTTACTTTCGAAGGCTTAAACTTAATTCATAAAGAAGCAAATGTACAACTGCCAATGCCTGAAGGTAAAGATCATTTTGCCGAAGGCTTTAAAAAGGCTAATGTTCCTTCCATACCAGAGTTAGTTACTATGGCACAGGAAATGAACGTTAAGTTTATTGGGTGTCAAATGACTATGGATGTTATGGGGTTGGAAAAAGAAGCTTTCGTTGATGGCGTCGAAGTGGGTGGAGCGGTCACATTTTTAGAGTTCGCTAAGGATGCTGATGTAACCTTATCCTTTTAA
- a CDS encoding MBL fold metallo-hydrolase, whose translation MTVNPMTAAEVSKKVINKTDLFILDVRNESDFNDWKMEGENFDFLNIPYFDLLDGVEEIINQIPAHKEILVVCAKEGSSVMVAEMLFEAGLNVSYLKGGMKAWSEHLEPVKIGELTNGGEIYQFVRLGKGCLSYMVVSNGEAAVIDSTRMIDAYIDFADGIGVKITHVLDTHLHADHISGGRRIAERTNADYWLPPKDAAEVTFEYQPLESGKVIKIGHSAIDIEALYSPGHTIGSTSFVVDGKYLLSGDILFIDSIGRPDLAGLAEDWVGDLRETLYTRYRELSDELIVLPSHFMIIDELNEDGSVAKKLGTLFDENHGMNIADEIEFRELVTGNLPPQPNAYQDIRETNMGKIEPDDEKQREMEIGPNRCAVR comes from the coding sequence ATGACAGTTAATCCAATGACAGCGGCGGAGGTTTCAAAGAAAGTAATCAATAAAACGGACTTATTCATTTTGGATGTTCGAAATGAAAGTGATTTTAACGATTGGAAAATGGAAGGGGAGAATTTTGATTTCCTTAATATCCCTTACTTCGATTTACTGGATGGCGTCGAAGAAATCATCAATCAAATTCCGGCACATAAGGAAATCCTGGTTGTATGTGCAAAGGAAGGCTCATCCGTTATGGTAGCTGAGATGCTTTTTGAAGCTGGATTGAATGTTTCTTATTTAAAGGGTGGCATGAAAGCATGGAGTGAACATTTGGAACCGGTGAAAATCGGCGAGTTGACCAATGGCGGAGAAATTTACCAATTTGTTCGACTTGGTAAAGGCTGTTTATCATACATGGTCGTTTCCAATGGTGAAGCAGCCGTTATTGATTCCACAAGAATGATTGATGCCTACATTGATTTCGCCGATGGTATCGGAGTGAAAATTACACATGTTCTAGATACACACCTACATGCCGATCACATTTCAGGAGGAAGACGAATAGCGGAAAGGACAAATGCAGATTACTGGCTGCCGCCAAAAGATGCAGCTGAGGTAACTTTTGAATATCAGCCATTAGAAAGCGGTAAAGTAATAAAAATCGGTCATTCAGCGATTGATATCGAAGCATTATACTCCCCTGGCCACACCATTGGCTCCACATCTTTTGTGGTCGATGGAAAATACCTGCTTTCCGGAGATATACTATTCATCGATTCCATTGGCAGACCGGACTTAGCGGGATTGGCTGAAGATTGGGTAGGGGACTTGAGAGAAACACTGTATACACGTTATAGGGAACTATCGGACGAGTTAATCGTATTGCCATCACATTTCATGATCATTGATGAATTGAATGAAGACGGAAGTGTCGCTAAAAAGTTGGGAACGCTGTTTGATGAAAATCATGGAATGAACATTGCCGATGAAATAGAATTCAGAGAGCTGGTAACAGGTAATTTACCACCTCAACCGAATGCTTATCAAGACATTCGCGAAACCAATATGGGGAAAATCGAGCCCGATGATGAAAAACAGCGCGAAATGGAAATCGGACCAAATCGTTGTGCGGTTCGCTAA
- a CDS encoding sulfurtransferase TusA family protein, which translates to MMSDKVLDSRGLACPMPIVKTKKAMNDLQTGQVLEIHVTDKGAKADLAAWSRSGGHELVETAEENDILKFWIRKG; encoded by the coding sequence ATGATGTCAGATAAAGTGTTAGATTCTAGGGGACTTGCATGTCCAATGCCGATTGTTAAGACGAAAAAAGCGATGAATGATTTGCAAACCGGACAAGTTCTGGAAATACATGTAACCGATAAAGGAGCTAAAGCCGACTTAGCGGCTTGGTCAAGATCCGGTGGTCATGAACTAGTGGAAACGGCAGAAGAAAATGATATACTGAAATTTTGGATCAGGAAAGGCTGA
- a CDS encoding ABC transporter permease, with the protein MNKFWIVLSHTYLSKLKTKSFIISTIIMMALILVLTNISKLIDSFDSDDQEKVAVIDQTKDGIFDSYKNAVAGVNKGISVISAQDEKAAEEMVSKEEIVGYLLIKKDETLGFKGTYKANQISDSMVSNDLLLALTQLKGQITAKELKLTEQQIAQLNTPPAYETIALQKNAKTEEDLNQARGLVYVLLFVIYFGVLMYATMIAMEVATEKTSRVMEILISSVPPVTQMFAKIMGVALLSLTQMLLFFCVGYFSIKQNLTGMDEGFFSFFGFGNINISTIIYAIIFALLGYLLYATLAACLGSVVSKIEDVQQMISPMTMLVVIAFMIAMFGLGNPSANYITITSFIPFFTPMIMFLRVGMLDVPFWEIAISISVLILTIVLLGIIGSKIYRGGVLMYGSSKSLKSIKNALQLSKKN; encoded by the coding sequence ATGAATAAATTTTGGATTGTCCTTTCCCATACATATCTATCAAAATTAAAAACGAAATCCTTTATCATTTCTACAATCATTATGATGGCCTTGATTCTTGTCCTTACGAATATTTCGAAACTTATAGATTCATTCGATAGTGATGATCAGGAAAAGGTTGCTGTCATTGATCAGACTAAAGATGGCATATTTGATTCTTATAAAAATGCGGTAGCAGGTGTGAACAAGGGCATTTCGGTAATATCCGCCCAGGATGAAAAAGCAGCGGAGGAAATGGTCAGCAAAGAAGAAATCGTTGGGTATCTATTGATCAAAAAGGATGAGACCCTCGGCTTCAAGGGAACGTATAAAGCGAATCAAATTTCAGATTCAATGGTAAGTAATGATTTGCTTCTCGCGCTTACCCAATTGAAGGGCCAAATAACAGCGAAGGAATTGAAATTGACAGAGCAGCAAATCGCACAATTGAATACGCCGCCAGCATATGAAACGATTGCGCTTCAGAAAAATGCAAAAACAGAAGAAGACCTCAATCAAGCTCGCGGTCTTGTGTATGTGCTCTTATTCGTCATTTACTTCGGTGTGTTGATGTATGCAACCATGATTGCAATGGAAGTAGCTACTGAAAAGACTTCACGGGTCATGGAAATCCTGATTTCAAGTGTACCGCCAGTCACGCAGATGTTCGCCAAAATAATGGGGGTAGCTTTGCTTAGTCTTACTCAAATGCTTTTATTTTTTTGCGTGGGTTATTTCTCGATTAAACAAAACTTGACAGGTATGGATGAAGGTTTCTTCTCGTTTTTTGGATTCGGCAACATCAATATCTCTACGATCATTTATGCAATCATCTTCGCTTTACTTGGTTATCTTCTTTATGCGACTCTTGCTGCATGTCTGGGGTCCGTTGTCAGCAAAATTGAAGATGTCCAGCAAATGATTTCACCGATGACCATGTTAGTTGTCATTGCCTTCATGATTGCGATGTTTGGACTAGGGAATCCGTCAGCCAATTATATTACGATTACATCATTCATTCCATTTTTCACGCCTATGATCATGTTCCTGCGCGTAGGCATGCTTGATGTTCCATTCTGGGAAATCGCCATCAGCATTTCAGTGTTGATCCTAACCATTGTTTTACTTGGTATAATCGGATCAAAAATCTATCGTGGTGGAGTCTTGATGTACGGAAGCTCAAAATCACTGAAAAGCATTAAAAATGCCTTGCAATTATCAAAGAAAAATTAA
- a CDS encoding sulfite exporter TauE/SafE family protein, whose amino-acid sequence MDITFIITIFLIGFIGSYVSGMLGIGGSIINYPMLLFIPPILGLVAFSAHDVTGISAVQVLFASIGGVWSYRKSGHLNKTLIFYMGISVLIGSVVGSFGSQSMSEGGVNIVYGILALIAAAMMFIPKKGIDDIPLDQVTFNKWLAAILALIVGLGSGIVGAGGSFLLVPIMLIVLRIPTRVTIASSLAITFISSIGATAGKISTGQVDFYPALIMVVASLIASPLGAMAGKKMNVKVLQVILALLILATAVKTWIGILY is encoded by the coding sequence ATGGATATCACCTTTATCATTACCATCTTTTTAATTGGTTTTATAGGTTCATATGTTTCTGGAATGCTTGGCATCGGGGGCTCGATTATAAATTATCCAATGCTTCTGTTTATTCCCCCCATCCTCGGTTTAGTGGCATTTAGTGCCCATGATGTGACAGGGATAAGTGCTGTACAAGTCTTATTCGCTTCCATCGGAGGTGTATGGAGCTATCGTAAGAGCGGACATTTAAATAAAACGCTCATATTCTATATGGGGATCAGCGTTCTAATCGGAAGCGTGGTTGGAAGCTTTGGATCACAATCGATGTCGGAAGGCGGAGTGAATATCGTCTATGGCATTTTGGCTTTGATAGCGGCTGCCATGATGTTCATTCCGAAGAAAGGCATAGATGACATTCCCTTGGATCAAGTTACCTTTAACAAATGGCTTGCGGCCATACTTGCATTAATCGTTGGATTAGGGTCTGGAATAGTCGGGGCTGGAGGGAGCTTTCTATTAGTTCCCATCATGCTCATCGTTTTAAGAATTCCAACCAGGGTTACGATCGCGTCTTCATTAGCAATCACATTCATTTCATCCATTGGTGCAACAGCAGGGAAAATCTCAACAGGGCAAGTTGATTTCTATCCGGCATTGATCATGGTTGTTGCTAGTTTAATAGCATCTCCGCTTGGGGCAATGGCCGGTAAAAAAATGAATGTAAAAGTCCTGCAAGTCATATTGGCTCTATTGATTCTAGCGACGGCTGTGAAAACGTGGATAGGGATTTTGTATTGA
- a CDS encoding MerR family transcriptional regulator: MSRRRSLEDILKSEYISIGELARITDLRYSTLKYYTEANLIPFEQLDENLTRRYPREAAVERVETIKSLKKSGLSIAEISDKIAKQS, encoded by the coding sequence GTGTCAAGGAGACGTTCATTAGAAGATATTTTGAAATCTGAGTATATATCTATCGGTGAACTGGCTCGAATAACTGATTTGAGATACAGTACATTAAAATATTATACCGAAGCTAATTTAATTCCATTTGAACAATTAGATGAAAACTTAACACGTCGTTACCCTCGAGAAGCAGCAGTGGAAAGAGTTGAGACTATTAAAAGCTTAAAGAAATCTGGCTTATCCATTGCGGAGATTAGTGATAAAATAGCGAAACAAAGTTAA
- a CDS encoding GTP cyclohydrolase II produces MINEKVALILEDKINVIKGDEKSIYLVGPIKLPVNLDGETTIFQWYCWLRCDNMAGHFCNEGSYNIEKIIETLASSNLAEMQQSSVLLYGDFQNSADALIRMHSICHTGDIFGSKRCDCGFQLKHAMKMIAAQGTGALFYLANHEGRGIGLFSKAMAYVLQEEGLDTVEANLELGFVDDARNYDDAIRVLKKLRSNPVTLITNNPRKLEALQKSGANVAGRIPLWGDTSEFNEKYLETKVVRSGHLKDVKQNE; encoded by the coding sequence ATGATTAATGAAAAAGTCGCATTGATATTAGAAGATAAAATTAACGTTATTAAAGGTGATGAAAAATCCATTTATTTAGTCGGACCTATCAAATTACCCGTTAACTTAGATGGCGAAACAACTATATTCCAATGGTACTGCTGGTTACGATGTGATAATATGGCAGGTCATTTTTGTAATGAAGGCTCTTATAATATAGAAAAGATCATTGAAACTTTAGCCTCTTCCAATTTAGCGGAAATGCAGCAATCCAGTGTGTTACTGTATGGAGATTTTCAAAATTCCGCGGATGCTCTTATCCGGATGCATAGCATTTGTCATACTGGCGATATATTTGGCAGCAAACGCTGTGATTGTGGCTTTCAACTAAAACATGCTATGAAAATGATTGCTGCTCAAGGAACCGGTGCTTTATTTTATTTAGCGAATCACGAAGGAAGAGGCATCGGATTATTTAGTAAAGCCATGGCTTATGTTCTGCAAGAAGAAGGATTGGATACGGTGGAAGCGAATTTAGAGCTCGGATTTGTGGATGATGCACGTAACTATGATGACGCCATTCGAGTGTTAAAAAAACTGCGCTCCAATCCAGTGACACTTATCACCAACAATCCGAGAAAATTAGAAGCCCTTCAAAAGTCAGGTGCCAATGTTGCAGGCAGAATTCCGTTATGGGGAGATACCTCCGAGTTTAATGAAAAATATTTAGAAACTAAAGTCGTACGTTCCGGTCATTTAAAAGATGTTAAACAAAATGAATGA
- a CDS encoding rhodanese-like domain-containing protein: MKEILPNEVSALLKGNSPVYIIDVREVDEVKAGKIPNALNIPLGLVEFRMQDLDKSKEYIMVCRSGGRSSRAAQLLEDHGYKVLNMVGGMNEWEGPIE, from the coding sequence ATGAAAGAAATTTTACCGAATGAAGTGAGTGCATTATTGAAGGGAAACTCGCCAGTTTATATTATTGATGTACGGGAGGTGGATGAAGTAAAGGCAGGGAAAATACCAAATGCTTTGAACATCCCGTTGGGTCTAGTGGAATTTAGAATGCAGGATCTGGATAAATCAAAAGAGTATATCATGGTCTGCCGGTCAGGGGGCAGAAGTTCAAGGGCAGCGCAGTTACTTGAGGATCATGGATATAAAGTGTTGAACATGGTGGGCGGCATGAATGAATGGGAAGGTCCCATAGAATAA
- a CDS encoding site-2 protease family protein, with translation MKWLFALLKIAKVGSLISIFMSLGAYALVYGWKFAVALVYLICIHEMGHLLAAKRKGIKTSNAIFIPFVGALIALKEEPKNANQEAYLAFGGPLLGTLAFLPAIPLFMITENPFWLLVITLGAMINLFNLMPVHPLDGGRIVGVISTKLWVLGIIGMVVYLFLHPNPFLILFLLLGISKWWKEFRIETTRNQRDNIIELNQFGLRQLEQYAGATDEEKIRLVNIWNMELSQLHEKVNNMKSWHIPLFDDNKLKEKQLTEVKLNIYRSLMDTAYSNEYQYGPNNFENIGTYERIKAMFFKEVQEQTEIRDKEKSYYSSSLKTKVIWFSLYIGLAIFLMITSLYAGDLMEQYKTLLP, from the coding sequence ATGAAATGGTTGTTTGCGCTACTGAAAATAGCAAAAGTAGGTTCTCTGATTTCTATTTTCATGTCATTAGGAGCGTATGCCTTGGTTTACGGTTGGAAATTTGCCGTAGCCCTAGTCTATCTAATTTGCATCCATGAAATGGGGCATTTACTTGCTGCTAAGAGAAAAGGCATCAAAACATCCAATGCCATTTTCATCCCGTTTGTCGGAGCGTTAATTGCCCTTAAAGAAGAACCCAAGAATGCTAACCAAGAAGCTTATCTTGCCTTCGGAGGTCCTTTATTAGGTACATTAGCATTTCTACCAGCCATCCCCCTATTTATGATAACGGAAAATCCATTTTGGCTTTTAGTTATTACACTTGGAGCCATGATTAACCTATTTAATCTAATGCCTGTGCATCCTCTTGATGGAGGACGTATAGTGGGAGTCATCTCCACAAAGCTTTGGGTATTAGGGATTATCGGAATGGTTGTATATTTGTTTCTCCATCCAAATCCATTTTTAATTCTTTTCTTATTATTGGGTATTTCTAAGTGGTGGAAAGAATTCCGTATTGAGACAACTAGAAATCAAAGAGACAACATCATTGAATTGAATCAATTTGGTTTAAGGCAACTAGAACAATATGCAGGAGCAACAGATGAAGAAAAAATTCGCCTGGTTAATATTTGGAATATGGAATTAAGCCAACTACATGAAAAGGTTAACAACATGAAGAGTTGGCATATCCCGCTATTTGATGATAATAAGCTAAAAGAAAAACAGCTGACCGAGGTAAAATTAAATATTTATAGGTCCTTAATGGATACTGCTTATTCGAATGAATACCAGTACGGACCGAACAATTTTGAAAATATAGGCACGTATGAACGAATAAAAGCAATGTTCTTTAAAGAAGTGCAAGAACAAACTGAAATTAGGGATAAAGAGAAATCCTATTATTCATCGAGTCTCAAAACAAAAGTCATCTGGTTCTCATTATACATTGGGCTTGCCATTTTCTTAATGATAACAAGCTTATATGCAGGTGATTTGATGGAACAATATAAAACTTTATTACCTTAA
- a CDS encoding GPP34 family phosphoprotein, translating to MKDMEISQKYLLLALNDKGSVAAIGSMRVRAFMVASGILELTAEDIVSFSENQVTLKQDLPSNKGYLGLIYNMISEDNSISLKKLARGIVTKRNLFKELFNAVGDSLVELDLVSKTNAGILGRSNHFIPSEGAKKLIVEQIRAELLEEGPVSTDTVVLSSLLIGSRMLKNYFSKFEEEDLNDKLSMLRNDTANKEIFAMLDALSHTITTIIASASAGS from the coding sequence ATGAAGGATATGGAAATTTCGCAAAAGTATTTATTATTAGCACTAAATGATAAAGGCAGTGTTGCTGCTATTGGCAGTATGAGAGTTCGTGCTTTTATGGTTGCCAGTGGAATTTTAGAACTTACAGCAGAAGATATTGTTTCGTTTTCGGAGAATCAAGTGACATTAAAACAAGATTTACCAAGTAATAAAGGGTATTTGGGTTTAATCTATAATATGATTTCCGAAGATAATTCAATATCCCTGAAAAAATTAGCAAGAGGAATAGTTACTAAACGAAATTTATTCAAGGAATTATTCAACGCAGTCGGTGATTCTTTAGTGGAATTGGATTTGGTCTCCAAAACAAATGCTGGCATATTAGGACGATCCAACCACTTTATACCCAGTGAAGGTGCTAAAAAATTAATTGTAGAACAAATTCGTGCAGAATTATTAGAAGAGGGACCAGTTTCAACCGATACAGTTGTTCTTTCAAGTTTGTTAATAGGCAGTCGTATGTTGAAGAACTATTTCAGTAAATTCGAGGAAGAAGACCTTAATGACAAATTATCTATGCTTCGCAATGATACGGCTAACAAAGAAATTTTTGCAATGCTTGATGCGTTATCACACACAATTACTACAATCATTGCTTCTGCTTCGGCAGGTTCATAA
- a CDS encoding DUF2533 family protein, whose amino-acid sequence MSVHKALTLHAQKQNQLFTEFSLLDQQREDYIQGAIELCKAEKDFTTDHINQITMQINVLANQRLIPTRKLVTPEMVHSYVESLK is encoded by the coding sequence ATGAGTGTACATAAAGCCCTTACGTTACATGCTCAAAAACAAAATCAACTTTTTACTGAATTTTCCCTATTAGACCAACAACGTGAAGATTATATTCAAGGAGCTATAGAATTATGTAAGGCTGAAAAGGATTTTACAACAGACCATATTAATCAAATCACTATGCAAATCAATGTTCTTGCAAACCAAAGGCTAATACCTACTCGTAAATTAGTTACCCCAGAAATGGTTCATTCTTATGTGGAGTCATTAAAGTAA
- a CDS encoding sulfurtransferase TusA family protein, protein MIKTNSVLDAKGLACPMPIVKTKKAMHGLAAGEVLEVQATDKGSTADMKAWAESTGHQYLGTVEGGTALKHYLRKAGGEEQQEKKHQKVISNDGLLQKIEENQNTIILDVREAAEYAFNHISTAKSLPMGELEQRMRELDKESEIFVICRTGSRSDLAAQKLTAAGFEQVFNVEPGMSQWNGPAQKSVNE, encoded by the coding sequence ATGATTAAAACAAATTCCGTTTTGGATGCTAAAGGTTTAGCTTGCCCAATGCCAATCGTAAAAACGAAAAAAGCCATGCATGGCCTGGCAGCAGGGGAAGTGCTTGAAGTTCAAGCGACTGATAAAGGGTCAACTGCCGATATGAAAGCCTGGGCCGAAAGTACAGGTCATCAATATTTGGGTACGGTTGAAGGAGGGACCGCACTAAAACATTATCTTCGGAAAGCAGGCGGAGAAGAGCAACAAGAGAAGAAGCATCAAAAAGTCATTTCAAATGACGGCCTTCTTCAAAAAATCGAAGAAAATCAAAACACGATCATCCTTGATGTACGAGAAGCGGCAGAGTATGCTTTCAATCATATTTCAACAGCTAAATCCCTCCCGATGGGTGAATTGGAACAACGTATGCGTGAATTGGATAAAGAGTCCGAGATTTTCGTGATTTGCCGCACTGGCAGCCGAAGTGATCTGGCTGCACAAAAACTGACGGCAGCTGGATTTGAACAGGTATTCAATGTTGAACCTGGCATGAGCCAGTGGAATGGTCCTGCCCAAAAATCAGTGAATGAATAA
- a CDS encoding purple acid phosphatase family protein, with protein sequence MKKTSKKLISVALTLSIVGGYGSTLSLAAADSNPDVSKVTVTFNGNSTNSKGFTWYTSLDSKNSDLQVVKKTGVKKSDFKKALKFSGTQNISTNSQKEYVHKAEATGLKADTEYYYRVGDASLNNWSEVGTFTTAPKNGSFTFIDLTDTQAKTEDEAILSSETISKALDTVPNAEFMVHNGDLVDDGAKEEQWDWLLGHSQESLLNTTFAPSAGNHEDESYAFIDHFNLDVPENSATETGAYYSYDYSNAHFVVLNSNEDSEKYANFSENQIEWLKEDVKAAKANGSKWVILNIHKGPYTTSNHATDDDIMDPNGVRNQVAPLMAELDIDFVLQGHDHIYARTKPITSNGTASETEKITETKKGQTVEYTVNPDGAIYLIPATAGPKVYYKNQDPVLGEAFYNLFEVADENHSAIYGPDPSNNTRPVRGQIQNFVGITMDKDKLTAATYEIDQNKNNAEPYIIDQFGIIKK encoded by the coding sequence GTGAAAAAAACCTCAAAAAAATTGATTTCAGTTGCCCTGACTCTAAGCATTGTGGGTGGGTATGGCAGTACTCTCTCTTTGGCAGCAGCTGATTCAAATCCAGATGTTAGTAAAGTGACCGTTACATTTAATGGCAATTCTACGAATTCTAAAGGATTCACTTGGTACACTTCACTGGATTCCAAGAACAGTGATTTACAGGTTGTGAAAAAGACGGGCGTTAAGAAGTCTGATTTTAAGAAAGCCTTAAAATTTTCAGGTACTCAAAACATTTCTACAAATTCTCAAAAAGAGTATGTACATAAAGCAGAAGCAACTGGACTTAAGGCAGATACTGAATACTACTACCGTGTTGGAGATGCATCATTAAACAATTGGAGTGAAGTAGGTACGTTTACAACAGCACCCAAAAATGGTTCTTTTACCTTTATTGACTTGACCGATACTCAAGCTAAAACGGAAGATGAGGCGATCCTTTCGTCCGAAACCATTTCAAAAGCTTTAGATACGGTCCCTAACGCCGAGTTCATGGTTCATAATGGCGACTTAGTTGACGATGGAGCCAAAGAGGAACAATGGGATTGGCTACTAGGGCACTCTCAGGAAAGCTTGCTAAACACGACGTTTGCACCATCCGCGGGGAATCACGAGGATGAAAGTTATGCTTTTATCGACCATTTTAACCTGGATGTGCCTGAAAACTCAGCTACCGAAACAGGTGCCTATTATTCTTACGATTACAGTAACGCTCACTTTGTTGTCCTCAATAGCAACGAGGATTCTGAGAAATATGCGAACTTTTCGGAAAATCAAATTGAATGGTTGAAAGAAGATGTAAAAGCAGCCAAAGCTAATGGATCTAAATGGGTTATTCTTAATATTCACAAGGGACCTTATACGACTTCTAACCATGCAACGGATGATGATATCATGGATCCGAACGGAGTGAGAAACCAGGTGGCACCACTCATGGCGGAGCTTGACATTGACTTTGTCCTTCAAGGACATGACCATATTTATGCACGTACGAAACCGATCACGAGTAATGGTACGGCTTCAGAAACTGAAAAAATTACGGAAACTAAAAAAGGACAAACAGTTGAATATACCGTTAATCCAGATGGCGCTATTTATTTGATCCCTGCAACAGCTGGACCAAAAGTATATTACAAAAATCAAGATCCCGTACTTGGAGAAGCTTTCTATAATCTTTTCGAAGTAGCCGATGAAAATCATTCAGCGATCTATGGCCCAGACCCAAGCAATAACACCCGTCCGGTACGCGGCCAAATTCAAAACTTCGTTGGTATCACCATGGATAAAGACAAACTGACTGCCGCAACTTATGAGATTGATCAAAACAAGAATAATGCAGAACCTTATATTATTGATCAATTTGGTATCATCAAGAAATAA